A single genomic interval of Amblyomma americanum isolate KBUSLIRL-KWMA chromosome 11, ASM5285725v1, whole genome shotgun sequence harbors:
- the LOC144110866 gene encoding LOW QUALITY PROTEIN: uncharacterized protein LOC144110866 (The sequence of the model RefSeq protein was modified relative to this genomic sequence to represent the inferred CDS: substituted 2 bases at 2 genomic stop codons), with protein sequence MDVVHPSYVSADDFTGEVSWIKQAVEEHSVCLPIARVRICGLFGELVTEAAVSKALPLQYPYLFSNRSDQLLRNRGQKLGSGVIQALTWSKTRQLASQLSQIPEPQVARHAPANISLQTNEEGSEPTRNESQTADRADERPGTSTTKSVEEAENAEGSVLSPTSRSFXLLLQVNKXSLIKEQKQDPTLERLHLTAKEGIARRNITMHEKEGLLCRHYQDRKGKTFDQLVVPEKYRADILSLCHGNGWAGHLGINKTKERLLMEYYWPGCFKDEERYVKSCGACQRVGKPGDT encoded by the coding sequence atggacgttgtccatccgtcttacgtttcagcggacgattttacgggagaagtctcgtggataaaacaggcagtagaagaacacagtgtatgccttccaaTAGCTAGAGTTAGAATTTGTGGACTGTTCGGAGAGCTAGTCACTGAGGCCGCTGTTTCGAAGGCCCTGCCACTTCagtatccttacctcttctcaaatcgatcagaccaattgctacgcaacagaggccagaagctcggaagcggggtgatacaagctttgacatgGTCGAAAACTCgccagctcgcatctcaactaagtcagattcccgaacctcaggtagccagacaCGCACCAGCCAAcatatcgttgcaaacaaatgaggagggaagtgaaccaacgaggaatgaaagccagacagctgaccgagcggatgagcgaccagggacttcaaccactaagtcggtagaggaggcagaaaacgctgaaggatctgttttatctccaacatcgcgtagtttttagctccttctgcaggtgaacaagtaatccctaataaaagaacagaagcaggatcccactttggaaagactgcaccttacagctaaagagggcatcgcgagacgcaacataacgatgcatgagaaggaaGGCTTGCTGtgccgacactaccaggacagaaaaggcaaaacatttgatcagctggtcgtgcccgaaaaatacagagcggacattctgagtctctgccacggaaatggctgggcaggacatctgggaatcaataagaCAAAGGAGCGgttattaatggaatattattggccgggctGTTTCAAAGATgaagaacgctacgtaaaatcatgcggtgcgtgccagcgcgtgggcaagccgggagataCATAG